The following DNA comes from Methanomassiliicoccales archaeon LGM-DZ1.
TCGGGTTCATCGCCGTTCTGTACGGTTTCGGGTACCGTTCGGCAGGGGATGTTCCTGCCGGGCACCGTTCCGCGCGCACCCCCCGCGATATATTCAGTCTCCTCCGATTCGCTCCTTATCGAAGTTGATGCGCTCGGCCTCGACGACCAGGGGGCGCTTCCTGACCCTGTCGTTGACGTTCATCACATACTCCCCGACCATCCCGATGAAGAACAGGTTGAGCGAGACCGCCGAGAATATCGCGAGCGCCAGGATATCGTCGGTGAGGGCGTAGGAGTCCCAGTTGAGGATCTTATTGATGATAGCGGCCGCCCATGCGATGGCGCTCAGGACCGTGAGCCCTATCCCCAGGCCGGTGGCCAGTCTGACGGGGTACTTCGTGTAGGATGTGATGCTCTGCATCGCGCCGTCATAGTAGCTGAAGAGATTGTTGCTGGACTTGCCGGCCCTGCGTTTCGGCTGCTCGAACGGGATGAGCTTGATCTTGTAGCCCATCTCGGCCACGACGCCCCTGAGGAACGGCTTGGGGTCGTCGATCTTCCGCATGATCTCCACGAACTCGCGGTCGTATAGCCCCGAGCCGTTGACCTGCTCCAGCCATTCCACGCTCGAATGCTTCCTCATGAAACGATAGTAGGAGCGGCGCGCCCTGTAGACCAGGCGGCTCTCTTTGCTGGAGGTCTTCTGGCACATCACGAGCTTGTACCCTTCTTCCCACGCTTTCACATACTGCGGGATGAGTTCCGGAGGATCCTGGAAATCCGCCGCCATGCTGATGACGCAGTCGCCGGTGGCCTGGAGGATCCCGTAGTACGGGGAATTGAACTGCCCGTAGTTCTTGGCATTGAATATCGCCTTGATCTTAGGGTTCCGGGCGCACAGGACGCGAATCTTGTCCCTGGTGGTGTCCTTGGAATCGTTATCGATGAACAGGAGCTCGTAATCATAATCCCCGCACTTCGAAAGCTGCTCGATTATGGCTTCCGAGATGGGGACCACATTGTCCTCCTCGTTATAGGTGGGGACCATCACTGAGATTTTCTTCACGTTCAACACCGCATATCCGGGTTATGCGCCCTCACGTAAGCAAGGACGTTCATTATACCTTCCTCGAACGAGTACTGCGGGACGAACCCCGTGTCCTCCGTGAGCTCGGAGATGTCGCCGGCCAGCATCATCGGCTGGTGCGGGTAATAGGGCTTGACCCCGAACCTGAGCTCCGCACCCGGAGCGACGATGTCCCTCACTGCCTCGACGTAGTCCCTGAGCCTCCTGGGCTTCCCGCTGCCGATGCAGTAGGCCGTTCCGTCCTTCCCTCTCTCGCCGATCGCCTTCAGGGCCGCCGCGCAGTCCTTGGCATAGATGTAGTCCCAGATCTGGTCGCAGCCGGTGAGTTCCGGGGTCTTACCGGCCAGCAGGGACTTGATCAGGTACATGATGAGGGTATGGTCGGCGTCGCGGTCCCCGAAGACGCTAATCACGCGCGCCCAGCCGAAGCGGATGCCCAGGCTGCCGCAGAGGAGGCGACACATCCTTCCGGCAGCGTACTTGGCGATCCCGTAGCCGCTCTCCGGGTTCACAGGGGTGCGGCTGCTGAGCTTCATGTCGCACGGCCCGTATTCGGCCTGCGAACCTGTGCCGACGAACGCCTCCGCTCCCCAGTCGGCCGCCAGCCTCACGGCGTCGGCGGAGTACTTGATATTGTCGATCTGAATCTCGGCATTATCGCGTTCGGCTCCGAAAGTCTCCGCCCACGCCAGATGGATGAATAAATCGCACTTCCCCCTGCCCTTCAGGGAAGCGTAATCCGAGATGTCGGCCTCGATGATGGACAGCCGGCCCGAGTGCGGCAGGTTCCCGAGGTTCTTGGACCCCGGCCTGACTATCGCGATGACATCGTTCCCTACCGCCAACTCCAGTTCGACAAGCTCCGACCCGATGGCCCCTGTCGGCCCCGTGATGGCCACTCTCATACCGGTCATGCTCCTTCAGTCGATGTACATGTTCTTCTTCAGCTCGTCGCGGCTGAGGAACGGGTACATATCCTCGAGCGGAGCGGAATACATGGTACCGTCCTCCAGGATCTTAGTGGAGGATTTGGGCTCGAACGCCTGCTTGGTGGTGACGAAGACCTCGCAGATGAAGGGGGCGCTCTCAGAGAGAATCGTATCGAGCTTGGAGAGCTCGGCATTGGTTTTTACCGAATAATACGGATAACCGAAGGCTGCGGCCAATTTCTCAAAGGACGGGAATCCAAGATCCCCTGACTCCGGGCCCATGCCGAAGAAATCAGAATTGAACAGGTTGGTCTCTGTGAGACGCATAGACTGGTATCCAGCGTTATTTATGATGAACAGTTTGATCGGCAGGCGGTTGGTGATGACAGTCTGCAGCTCCTGGAGGTTCATCATGAGGCTCCCGTCCCCAGCGATGCAGACGAGGGGCTTCTTCCCGATTGCGACGCACGCTCCAATGGATGCCGGCAAATCGTATCCCATGGACGCGATGGCTGAGTTCACGATGAAGCGGGTGCCCTTCTTGATGACATAGGCATGGCTGCCGACGGCGCAGGCGGTTCCATTCCCCACGACGGTCACCGTGCCCTCGGGAAGCCTCCTGCTCAACTCCTTCATGAAGCAGTAGGGGTTGGCAGGTCCCTCCTCTCTGTAGTACTCCGGCCTGACGACAGGATACTCCTTCTGCCACTGCTTGCATCTGGCTATCCAATCATCGTCGTCACAAACCTTGTCCCCGGCGCGGTCCAGGAGTGCCTGCAAGAATGCCTTGGCATCAGCATGGACAGGCATATCGACGTGCACGTTGGGCTTCTTCAGCTCAGCGGCGTCGATGTCCTCCATGATTACATATGCCTTCCTGGCCCAAGTCTCATAATTGAATCCGGTCTGGCGGAAGCTCAGGCGGCTCCCGATCGAGAGGATGAGATCGCTGTTCTGCACCGCGAAATTGCCTCCGCGGTCCCCCAGGTTCCCGCCGCGCCCTCCGTACAGAGGATGGTCGTCCGGGATCAGGTCGACGCTGTCCCAGCAGGTGACCACAGGGATGTTCATCCTATCGATGAGCTTGAGGAATGCATCATATCCTCCGGAAAGCCTGATGCCATTCCCCGCGTAGAAGACGGGGCGCTTCGCCTTGGACACCAACTCAATGACCTTGTCCGCAACGGAAGGATCCACCGTCATGGAGATGCTCTTCATGTATTCAGAGGAATTGAAATCTTCAAGCCCATCCGTCTCGATCTCGGCTTTCTGCACATCCAGAGGCACATCTAACCAGCACGGGCCTGGCCTTCCGTGGGTAGCTATGAAGAGGGCCTTGTGGACACAATATTTGATCTTCTTCGGGTCTAGGACCAGTTCGCTGTACTTTGTCATGCAGCTTATAGCCTTGGTGATATCAAACTCCTGGTCTCCCATGGAGCGGAGTGGGAGCCCAGTGCTCCTGGCCATCGTGGCATAGCGGACCTGCCCCGAGAAGACGATCATCGGGATGGAGTCCAGCCATCCCCCCACGACGCCGGTTATAGCGTTGGTCCCTCCAGGACCGGTCGTCACGCACAGGATCGCCAGTTTATTGTTTATCCTGGCATATGCCTCGGCCGCGATGGCCGATGCCTGCTCATGGTGGTTGTAGACGACGTTTATGCCCTTGCAGTGCGCGAAAGCATTGTTCATCCACATGGAACCGCCACCGACCACCGTGAACGCGTCGGTAATGCCGGCATCACGGCAGAGGCTTGCAATATAATCCGATACCCTCGTTTTCATAAAATCACCGATGAAATCAAAGATTGATGCCGCGCCCGGAGAAATACTCCCTGATCTGGGAGTCCATGCATGCAAGGACATCCCCTCCGTCCGCCCAGACCTTGGTCCACTCGACCGTCCTGGCGACTGCCTCCGGACTGTGCCAGAGGGGGGAGATCCCGAAGACCTTCCGGAGGAGCGAATTGTCCAGTTTGAGGAAACTCGCCTCGTGGGGGCCGTTATCGTCCTCCGCCCTCCATTTCAGCCCTTTCCCCCACAACCTGCAGAAGCCGTCAGCCAATTCGCCGGTGGTTATGCAATCCTCCTGATCGGGGCCTATATTGTACGACCCGGCAAGTTCCGGGTCAGCGTACTGCGCCGCCGCCACCGTCAGATATGAGTAAAGCGGTTCCAGAACATGCTGGTAGGGCCTGACCGAATTGGGGTTCCTCAGGACCACATCCTTCCCAGCGACGGCTGCCCGGACGCAGTCCGGCACCAGGCGGTCCTTGGCGAAATCTCCTCCGCCGATCACATTGCCGGCCCTGGCGGTGGATACCGCTACCCCTGCCTGCTCCAGGAAGCTCCGGCGGTAGCTGTGGGTCACCAACTCTGAGCAGCTCTTCGAATTGGAGTACGGATCATATCCGTCGAGGCGGTCGCCTTCAGAATAGAAACGGTCGGAGTCGTTGTTGTCGTAAACCTTGTCCGTGGTTACATTGAGGAACGATCTGGCACAGGGATGGGTACGGACGCATTCCAGTATGTTCACCGTCCCCATGACGTTGGATTCGTAGGTTTCGCGCGGTATACGGTATCCTTCCCTGACGATAGGCTGGGCCGCCAGATGCAGCACGATATCGGGCGATGCATCGGCATAGAAACGGGAGAGTTCAGCGTAGTCCCGGATATCGGCGATCCTGGAATGCACCTGCCCGCCGATGCCGGCGATATCGTAAAGGCTGGGGTCCGTGGGCGGGGCCAGGGAGTATCCGTATACCTCGGCGCCCAAGAGCTTCAGGATCCTGCACAGCCATGAGCCCTTGAAACCGGTATGCCCGGTGACCAGGACTTTCTTGCCGGCGTAGAATCCCGGATTTGCCCTCACCATACCTTCCACTTCGCTTCGCCCCGGGCCCACAACTCCTCGAGCTTCTCCTTATCGCGCATGGTGTCCATGCACTGCCAGAAGCCGCCGTGCTTGTATGCCATCAGCTGACCTTCGGAACTGAGCCTCTCGAGAGGCTCCTTCTCGAAAGTCGTCTCATCACCTTCGATGTAGTCTATCACCTTGGGGTCCAGGACCATATATCCGCCGTTGATCCAATCGGTCTTGCTCTCGGTCTTCTCGCCGAACGAGGAGATGCAATCCCCCTTCATGCCCAGGACTCCGAACCTACCGACGGGATGGACGGCAGTGAGAGTCGCCAGTTTGCCATGCGCCCTATGGAAAGCCACCAGCTTATCGATGTTGACGTCGGAAACACCGTCTCCATATGTCAGAAGGAATGGCTCGTCATCCAGGTACTTGCGAATGCGTTTGATCCTACCGCCGGTCAATGTATTGAGGCCAGTATCTACGACGGTTACCTTCCATTTCTCTACGTCGCTGTTATGGATCTCAGTCTTGAAACCATCGGTAAAATCGAAGGTAACATCGCTGCAGTGAAGGAAATAATCGGCGAAGTACTCTTTGATCATATGCTGCTTGTACCCAGCGCATATGATGAAGTCGTTTACGCCATAATGATAATATGTCTTCATTATATGCCAGAGAATCGGGTGGCTGCCGATTTCGATCATCGGTTTGGGCCTCAGATAACTCTCCTCAGATATCCTGGTCCCCAGCCCGCCTGCCAATATGACGGCCTTCATGCTATCTCCCACTTGCAGTCCGTATTTTATCCTTTTGAACACCGATGTATCAGTGTTTTCCGACCGCCTTTATTATCTCGGCGGCCATGCGATCAATCATCTCATCAGTCATTCCAGGATAAACACCGACCCAGAATGAATCACGCATAATCCTGTCAGTAACAGTCAGATTTCCGACAACGCGGTACTTGGTGCTGTCGCCGCGTATACTGTCGAAGCATGGATGCCTGATAATGTTGCCGGCAAAAAGCATCCTGGTCTGGATGTTGTTGGTCTCCAGATGACCAACCACGCTCCCCCTGTCCACGCCCTCACGGCAGGTCATAAGGAACCCGAACCAGCTCGGATCGCTGCCCGGCAGCGGTTCCGGCAGGATCAATCTGTCGGACACGTATTCAAGCGCGGCCTTCAGCCTGTTGAAGTTGCTCTGCCTCCGCTCGATAAACGACGGCAATTTCTCTAGCTGCGCACATCCGATGGCGGCCTGCAGATCGGTAGCCTTGAGGTTATATCCGAAATGGGAATAAACGTATTTGTGGTCATATCCGAGAGGAAGCTCTCCATACTGACCGTCGAACCTGTGCCCGCAGGTGTTGTCCTTCCCCGAGGGGCAGGAACAGTCCCTCCCCCAATCTCTAAGCGAGCGGATGATTTTGTGAAGTATCGGGTCCCGAGTATAAACCGCCCCGCCCTCACCCGTTGTCATGTGATGGGGAGGATAGAAACTGGACGTCCCTATGTCCCCGACTGTTCCGGTAAACATCTTCTTGCCGTTGTATGTGCATACGGAACCCAGGGAGTCGCAGTTATCCTCTATGAGCCAGAGGTTATGTTCGTCGCAGAAATCCTTGACCTTCTGTATATCGAAGGGATTGCCGAGGGTATGGGCGATCATTACAGCTTTGGTCTTGGGGGAGAGAGCCTTCTCCAGCATGGAGACGTCGATATTGTACTGCGGGATCGTCATATCCACAAATACAGGAACCGCTCCGAACTGGATGGCAGGAGCTACGGTCGTGGGGAATCCGCAGGCGACGGCGATGATCTCATCGCCACGACGGACAGTGCGATCCCCCAAAAGAGGAGATGTCAGGGCCATGAACGCCAAAAGGTTGGCCGAAGAACCAGAATTCACAAAACTGACATACGGTACACCGAGGAACTTTCCGAGCCCGGATTCGAATTCTTCAGTATATCTCCCGGATGTCAGCCAGAAGTCCAATGCTGCATCCACGAGGTTGCACATTTCCTCATCGTCATACACTCTGGATGCATACGGGATGCGGTCCCCTTCCCGGTATTCCCTCCTCTTATGGAACTTCTCGCAATATTCGGAGACTGATTCCAGAATCTCCTTACGAGCCTTTTTTTCGCTCATATCCTCGAACATCTTTATTCAGCCTCTGCATTCATAACATTCCGTTTAATAATATCTGACGGCAACATCGGCATTTATCTCGTGAGACTGCTCGCAGTGAATAGTATTTGCCATTATTTACAGAACCGAGATCATGATGACAAAAGAGTACAGACAGAATTGAATCGATGCTCTTCGAAACGCATTCTCCGATTTGATGGCATCAGCAATCTATGTGTCCCTTTCTGCAACTGTCCTTTATAGCCCTGAAAGTCCTGGGCAGGCTCTCCCATGAGATCATGGCTAGGACAGCGATGAGCGCCAGGGATTTGATGAACGGCTCCGGCGGATAGAGCATGAATATCACGGCGAAGCAGACGGCCGATACGGCATTGATTATGGACAGTTCCCTTCTTTCGGATGCGAAGCAGACCATCGGGATGATGACATAGCAGAAATTGTAGCGGATGCCGTTCCCGAAACAGAGGATCATCGCCCCGAACATGAGCATGAGGACCTTCCACTGGTCAAGGCCCCTGTCGAAGAGGATCATCGCCGCAAACAGGATGACGACCGATGCAGTCACAGCAAGGGATACTGCGGACTGGATGCCTTCGGATGCGAAACGGTGCAGGATCGCGTGGACATAGTCGCCGGCTGTGACGATTGTGCCGTCTTTCCTGCCATCGCCGTATAGCAGCAGATTGTCGGTCAGATCTGACAGGCTGCCGTCGGTCAGGGCAAACGGGACTATGAAAAGGACCGCGACGACCGCCGCGCATCCGGCGAACCCGCGCCAGTCCCTCTCCCTGAGGATGAGGAATGCGAGGACAGCGGGAGCGATCTTTATCCCGGCGGCGATGCCCAGGCAGATGTACGAAGCCCATCTGATCCATTTGCTCTCGGACCTGTAGCCGAGGACGAACATGGCGCAGAACACCGCACACATGATCATCGAATTCCCGCGTACGACAGCGTACATGACGGGAGACGACAGCAGAACGCACAGGAACATCAGCTCTGACATCCAATGTCCCAGACCCCCTTTCCTCTCCGCCCTCATGCAGAACAGATGGACAGCATACAGGGACAGGGCGGTGATGATGAGCAGGACCATGACCGGTTCCTGCGCCTCCCTGTACGAGAACGCGTCTGCCGGATCGGCAGCATAACCGGAGACCGCATTCCCGACCGCGGCGTAGAATACGGTGATGAGTGCTGGGTATATCGCCCCAGTCACATCCCTCAGATTGCCGTACGGATCGTTCATGGAATCCACGAGACTGTCGAAGAAATCCATGAAATATGTCCCGGAATCGCTGTGGAGCGAATCGTGGAAAGCATCGAGGCCCGGAACCGCGAAAAGGAACGCATCTAAGACCAGCAGAACTGCCATCAGGACGATCATCAGCGATGCAGCA
Coding sequences within:
- a CDS encoding NAD(P)-dependent oxidoreductase, which gives rise to MTGMRVAITGPTGAIGSELVELELAVGNDVIAIVRPGSKNLGNLPHSGRLSIIEADISDYASLKGRGKCDLFIHLAWAETFGAERDNAEIQIDNIKYSADAVRLAADWGAEAFVGTGSQAEYGPCDMKLSSRTPVNPESGYGIAKYAAGRMCRLLCGSLGIRFGWARVISVFGDRDADHTLIMYLIKSLLAGKTPELTGCDQIWDYIYAKDCAAALKAIGERGKDGTAYCIGSGKPRRLRDYVEAVRDIVAPGAELRFGVKPYYPHQPMMLAGDISELTEDTGFVPQYSFEEGIMNVLAYVRAHNPDMRC
- the rfbF gene encoding glucose-1-phosphate cytidylyltransferase produces the protein MKAVILAGGLGTRISEESYLRPKPMIEIGSHPILWHIMKTYYHYGVNDFIICAGYKQHMIKEYFADYFLHCSDVTFDFTDGFKTEIHNSDVEKWKVTVVDTGLNTLTGGRIKRIRKYLDDEPFLLTYGDGVSDVNIDKLVAFHRAHGKLATLTAVHPVGRFGVLGMKGDCISSFGEKTESKTDWINGGYMVLDPKVIDYIEGDETTFEKEPLERLSSEGQLMAYKHGGFWQCMDTMRDKEKLEELWARGEAKWKVW
- the rfbG gene encoding CDP-glucose 4,6-dehydratase; the encoded protein is MVRANPGFYAGKKVLVTGHTGFKGSWLCRILKLLGAEVYGYSLAPPTDPSLYDIAGIGGQVHSRIADIRDYAELSRFYADASPDIVLHLAAQPIVREGYRIPRETYESNVMGTVNILECVRTHPCARSFLNVTTDKVYDNNDSDRFYSEGDRLDGYDPYSNSKSCSELVTHSYRRSFLEQAGVAVSTARAGNVIGGGDFAKDRLVPDCVRAAVAGKDVVLRNPNSVRPYQHVLEPLYSYLTVAAAQYADPELAGSYNIGPDQEDCITTGELADGFCRLWGKGLKWRAEDDNGPHEASFLKLDNSLLRKVFGISPLWHSPEAVARTVEWTKVWADGGDVLACMDSQIREYFSGRGINL
- a CDS encoding thiamine pyrophosphate-binding protein, which produces MKTRVSDYIASLCRDAGITDAFTVVGGGSMWMNNAFAHCKGINVVYNHHEQASAIAAEAYARINNKLAILCVTTGPGGTNAITGVVGGWLDSIPMIVFSGQVRYATMARSTGLPLRSMGDQEFDITKAISCMTKYSELVLDPKKIKYCVHKALFIATHGRPGPCWLDVPLDVQKAEIETDGLEDFNSSEYMKSISMTVDPSVADKVIELVSKAKRPVFYAGNGIRLSGGYDAFLKLIDRMNIPVVTCWDSVDLIPDDHPLYGGRGGNLGDRGGNFAVQNSDLILSIGSRLSFRQTGFNYETWARKAYVIMEDIDAAELKKPNVHVDMPVHADAKAFLQALLDRAGDKVCDDDDWIARCKQWQKEYPVVRPEYYREEGPANPYCFMKELSRRLPEGTVTVVGNGTACAVGSHAYVIKKGTRFIVNSAIASMGYDLPASIGACVAIGKKPLVCIAGDGSLMMNLQELQTVITNRLPIKLFIINNAGYQSMRLTETNLFNSDFFGMGPESGDLGFPSFEKLAAAFGYPYYSVKTNAELSKLDTILSESAPFICEVFVTTKQAFEPKSSTKILEDGTMYSAPLEDMYPFLSRDELKKNMYID
- the rfbH gene encoding lipopolysaccharide biosynthesis protein RfbH; translation: MFEDMSEKKARKEILESVSEYCEKFHKRREYREGDRIPYASRVYDDEEMCNLVDAALDFWLTSGRYTEEFESGLGKFLGVPYVSFVNSGSSANLLAFMALTSPLLGDRTVRRGDEIIAVACGFPTTVAPAIQFGAVPVFVDMTIPQYNIDVSMLEKALSPKTKAVMIAHTLGNPFDIQKVKDFCDEHNLWLIEDNCDSLGSVCTYNGKKMFTGTVGDIGTSSFYPPHHMTTGEGGAVYTRDPILHKIIRSLRDWGRDCSCPSGKDNTCGHRFDGQYGELPLGYDHKYVYSHFGYNLKATDLQAAIGCAQLEKLPSFIERRQSNFNRLKAALEYVSDRLILPEPLPGSDPSWFGFLMTCREGVDRGSVVGHLETNNIQTRMLFAGNIIRHPCFDSIRGDSTKYRVVGNLTVTDRIMRDSFWVGVYPGMTDEMIDRMAAEIIKAVGKH
- a CDS encoding glycosyltransferase family 87 protein is translated as MIIYLLGFFTPMSLREGALERWDTISRGNPAASLMIVLMAVLLVLDAFLFAVPGLDAFHDSLHSDSGTYFMDFFDSLVDSMNDPYGNLRDVTGAIYPALITVFYAAVGNAVSGYAADPADAFSYREAQEPVMVLLIITALSLYAVHLFCMRAERKGGLGHWMSELMFLCVLLSSPVMYAVVRGNSMIMCAVFCAMFVLGYRSESKWIRWASYICLGIAAGIKIAPAVLAFLILRERDWRGFAGCAAVVAVLFIVPFALTDGSLSDLTDNLLLYGDGRKDGTIVTAGDYVHAILHRFASEGIQSAVSLAVTASVVILFAAMILFDRGLDQWKVLMLMFGAMILCFGNGIRYNFCYVIIPMVCFASERRELSIINAVSAVCFAVIFMLYPPEPFIKSLALIAVLAMISWESLPRTFRAIKDSCRKGHIDC
- a CDS encoding glycosyltransferase family 2 protein, which codes for MKKISVMVPTYNEEDNVVPISEAIIEQLSKCGDYDYELLFIDNDSKDTTRDKIRVLCARNPKIKAIFNAKNYGQFNSPYYGILQATGDCVISMAADFQDPPELIPQYVKAWEEGYKLVMCQKTSSKESRLVYRARRSYYRFMRKHSSVEWLEQVNGSGLYDREFVEIMRKIDDPKPFLRGVVAEMGYKIKLIPFEQPKRRAGKSSNNLFSYYDGAMQSITSYTKYPVRLATGLGIGLTVLSAIAWAAAIINKILNWDSYALTDDILALAIFSAVSLNLFFIGMVGEYVMNVNDRVRKRPLVVEAERINFDKERIGGD